The region GGATCATCGGACAGGATGGTGAACGGTGACCAGCTTGGTGCCGTCAGGAAAGGTGGCCTCCACCTGGATGTCGTGGATCATCTCGGCAACGCCCTCCATGACCTCGTCGCGGGTGACGAGCGTAGTGCCGTAGCTCATGAGTTCCGCCACCGACTTGCCATCGCGGGCACCTTCGAAAATCTCGGCCGTGATCAGGGCGACGACCTCGGGATAATTCAGCTTCACGCCGCGATCACGGCGCCGACGTGCGAGATCCGCAGCCACGACCACCAGCAGCTTCTCCTGTTCGCGCGGGGACAGGTGCATGGCTCAGGATGCGGCGAGCAGGGCGAGCGAACCGCCAAAAGCGACGGCCGCACCGATGCGGACCTTGCGGCTCTTGGTGAGATGGAACAGTACCACCGACGTGACCACCACGATCGCCAGTGAAATTTCGAACGAGCCGTGCAAGTGCAGCCAATCCGCCCGGAGCTGTTCAAACTCATCTTCCTCACCAGGCGGATGATAATGGCCCGGATGGGCGGCGGCGATGGTGGGCAGAATGGCAAACAAGCCGGGCAGCAGCTTGCGAAGGGTTTCGCGGATCATGATCAGACGGTGAGGTATTCCTTGATGAGTTCATCGCTGAGGCCGGTCATCGGGCCATTGGCGGCAACGCGACCGCGTTCGAGGATGCAGAAGTCGTCGCCGAGTTCCTTGCAGAAGTCCAGGTACTGCTCGACCAGCAGGATCGCCATCTCGCCCTCGTCGCGCAGCATCTTGATGGCCTCGCCGATCTGATCGATGATGTTCGGTTGGATGCCCTCTGTCGGTTCATCGAGGATGAGCAGCTTCGGCCGGGTCAGCAGGGCACGCCCGATCGCGAGTTGCTGTTGCTGCCCACCGGAGAGCATGCCGCCCTTGCGCGGCAGGAATTCCTTGATAATGGGAAAGAGCGTGAAGACCCGATCGACTTCCTCCTTCTTCGGTTTGCGGCCGCGGGCGATGGTGCCGACGTAGAGATTTTCCTCCACCGTGAGCTGCGGGAAAATTTCCCGACCCTGTGGCACAAAGCCGAGGCCCTTGAGCGCGCGTTTCTCGGGGCTGAAGCGTGAGATCGTTTCGCCCTCCAAGGAAACGGTGCCGATGTCGGCAGACATCAGGCCGGTGATGGCCTTGAGCGTGGTCGTCTTGCCGACACCATTGCGGCCCATCAGGCAGAAGACGGTCTTCGGCCGGATCTCCAGGCTGACGCCGCGCAGGATGCGGCTGCCGCCGATCGAGACGGACAGGTCGCTGACGGAAAGAGTCGGGGTTTCGGTGGCTACGGCAGTCA is a window of Luteolibacter sp. Y139 DNA encoding:
- the urtE gene encoding urea ABC transporter ATP-binding subunit UrtE, giving the protein MTAVATETPTLSVSDLSVSIGGSRILRGVSLEIRPKTVFCLMGRNGVGKTTTLKAITGLMSADIGTVSLEGETISRFSPEKRALKGLGFVPQGREIFPQLTVEENLYVGTIARGRKPKKEEVDRVFTLFPIIKEFLPRKGGMLSGGQQQQLAIGRALLTRPKLLILDEPTEGIQPNIIDQIGEAIKMLRDEGEMAILLVEQYLDFCKELGDDFCILERGRVAANGPMTGLSDELIKEYLTV
- a CDS encoding urease subunit gamma, which codes for MHLSPREQEKLLVVVAADLARRRRDRGVKLNYPEVVALITAEIFEGARDGKSVAELMSYGTTLVTRDEVMEGVAEMIHDIQVEATFPDGTKLVTVHHPVR